A window of the Eulemur rufifrons isolate Redbay chromosome 6, OSU_ERuf_1, whole genome shotgun sequence genome harbors these coding sequences:
- the LOC138384162 gene encoding olfactory receptor 56B4-like → MDTSTSATNSTSLQISHFILTGLPGIHEWQHWLSLPLALLYLLTLCANILIMVTIQREPMLHEPMYHFLGVLAVVDIGLATTIMPKILAIFWFDANAISLPECFAQIYAIHSFFCMESGIFLCMAVDRYIAICHPLQYPSIVTEAFVLKATGFMMLRNGLLTIPVPVLAAQRNYCSRNEIDHCLCSNLGVISLACDDITVNKFYQLMLAWILVGSDMVLVFSSYALILHSVLRLNSAEATSKALNTCSSHLILILFFYTGIIVLSVTHLAKKKMPLIPILLNVLHNVIPPALNPMVYAFRTHELRLGFQRLLALGEKLAN, encoded by the coding sequence ATGGACACCTCCACCAGTGCTACCAACAGCACCAGCCTCCAGATTTCCCATTTCATCCTGACAGGGCTCCCAGGCATTCATGAGTGGCAGCACTGGCTCTCCCTGCCCTTGGCTCTGCTCTACCTCTTAACTCTTTGTGCCAACATCCTCATCATGGTCACCATTCAACGTGAGCCCATGCTACATGAGCCCATGTACCATTTTCTGGGTGTATTGGCAGTGGTGGACATTGGCCTGGCCACCACCATCATGCCCAAGATCCTGGCCATCTTCTGGTTTGACGCCAATGCCATCAGCCTCCCTGAGTGTTTTGCTCAGATCTATGCCATCCACAGCTTCTTCTGCATGGAGTCTGGTATCTTCCTCTGCATGGCCGTGGACAGATACATAGCCATCTGTCACCCCCTTCAATATCCTTCCATAGTCACTGAAGCTTTTGTGCTCAAAGCCACAGGATTCATGATGCTCAGGAATGGCCTGTTGACCATCCCAGTGCCTGTATTGGCTGCCCAGAGAAACTACTGCTCCAGGAATGAAATTGACCACTGCCTCTGCTCTAACTTGGGGGTTATTAGTCTGGCTTGTGATGACATCACCGTGAACAAATTTTACCAACTGATGCTAGCATGGATCCTGGTTGGGAGTGATATGGTTCTGGTGTTTTCTTCCTATGCTCTAATCCTTCACTCTGTGCTGAGGCTGAACTCAGCAGAAGCAACGTCAAAGGCTCTGAACACCTGTAGCTCCCACCTCATCCTCATTCTCTTCTTCTACACAGGTATCATTGTGCTGTCTGTCACACACCTTGCAAAGAAAAAGATGCCCCTTATCCCCATACTCCTTAATGTCCTGCACAATGTCATCCCTCCTGCACTCAACCCCATGGTCTATGCATTCAGGACGCATGAGCTCAGACTAGGCTTTCAGAGACTGCTTGCACTGGGTGAAAAATTGGCCAATTAA